A genomic window from Vitis riparia cultivar Riparia Gloire de Montpellier isolate 1030 chromosome 18, EGFV_Vit.rip_1.0, whole genome shotgun sequence includes:
- the LOC117906706 gene encoding low-temperature-induced cysteine proteinase-like, with product MGLCRSSSSMAVFLFLLLGLASAHDMSIIGYDETHGDKSSWRTDEDVMVVYEAWLAKHGKSYNALGEKERRFQIFKDNLRFIDEHNAENRTYKVGLNRFADLTNEEYRSMYLGTRTAAKRRSSNKISDRYAFRVGDSLPESVDWRKKGAVVEVKDQGSCGSCWAFSTIAAVEGINKIVTGGLISLSEQELVDCDTSYNEGCNGGLMDYAFEFIINNGGIDSEEDYPYKASDGRCDQYRKNAKVVTIDGYEDVPENDEKSLEKAVANQPVSVAIEAGGREFQLYQSGIFTGRCGTALDHGVTAVGYGTENGVDYWIVKNSWGASWGEEGYIRMERDLATSATGKCGIAMEASYPIKKGQNPPNPGPSPPSPVKPPTVCDNYYACPESSTCCCIFEYAKYCFQWGCCPLEAATCCEDHDSCCPQEYPVCNVRAGTCMMSKDNPLGVKALKRTAAKPHWAYGGDGKRSSA from the exons ATGGGTTTGTGCAGATCATCCTCATCAATGGCCGTCTTTCTGTTCTTGCTGTTGGGGTTGGCGTCGGCGCACGACATGTCGATCATCGGCTACGACGAGACCCATGGAGACAAATCGAGTTGGAGGACGGATGAGGATGTGATGGTTGTGTACGAGGCCTGGCTTGCAAAGCACGGCAAATCGTACAACGCTTTGGGGGAGAAGGAGAGAAGGTTTCAGATCTTTAAGGACAACCTCAGGTTCATCGATGAACACAACGCCGAGAACCGGACCTATAAGGTTGGTTTGAACCGGTTTGCTGACTTGACAAATGAGGAGTACCGGTCTATGTATTTGGGTACAAGGACTGCTGCTAAGCGGAGGTCTTCCAACAAGATTAGCGATCGTTACGCTTTTCGTGTCGGCGATTCCTTGCCGGAGTCCGTTGATTGGAGAAAGAAAGGTGCTGTCGTTGAAGTCAAAGACCAAGGAAG TTGCGGGAGCTGCTGGGCATTCTCTACAATTGCTGCTGTGGAAGGGATTAACAAGATTGTGACTGGTGGTCTGATATCACTATCAGAGCAGGAGCTGGTGGACTGTGATACATCATATAATGAAGGATGCAATGGGGGACTTATGGACTATGCCTTTGAGTTCATTATCAACAACGGAGGCATTGACTCTGAAGAAGATTACCCCTACAAAGCTTCCGATGGCAGATGTGACCAGTACAGG AAAAATGCCAAGGTTGTTACAATCGATGGGTATGAAGATGTTCCTGAGAATGATGAGAAGTCACTTGAAAAGGCAGTGGCAAATCAACCAGTGAGCGTTGCCATTGAAGCAGGTGGCAGGGAATTCCAACTCTACCA ATCGGGTATATTTACTGGAAGATGTGGGACAGCACTGGACCATGGTGTTACTGCTGTTGGATATGGCACAGAAAATGGTGTGGATTACTGGATTGTAAAGAACTCATGGGGTGCCAGCTGGGGAGAGGAAGGATATATCAGGATGGAGCGTGATCTTGCTACTAGTGCGACAGGGAAGTGTGGAATTGCTATGGAGGCCTCTTACCCTATCAAAAAAGGCCAAAACCCGCCCAACCCTGGCCCGTCTCCTCCCTCTCCAGTAAAGCCCCCAACTGTCTGTGATAACTACTACGCATGTCCTGAGAGCAGCACCTGCTGCTGCATCTTTGAGTATGCTAAGTATTGCTTTCAATGGGGATGCTGCCCACTTGAGGCTGCCACCTGCTGTGAAGATCATGATAGCTGCTGCCCCCAGGAATATCCCGTCTGCAATGTCCGTGCGGGGACCTGCATGATG AGCAAGGACAACCCATTGGGAGTCAAGGCATTGAAGCGCACTGCTGCTAAACCTCATTGGGCCTATGGGGGTGATGGCAAGAGAAGCAGTGCTTAA